The DNA sequence TGCCGTTGGCGCCGCGCACGATTGCGCGCCGCGCCCCGTTGAGCACCGCGGCGCACGCCGCCGTCCTGCGCGCGACATCCTTCCAGTCCACGGCCATCGGCCCGGCGAACATCAGGGGATCGAAGATCGGCATGCTCGCGTAGCGCGCCTTCGCCAGCGATGTCGCGAAGCTGCGGAAGCGCGTGTGCGTCGTCGAGTAGCGCGAGAGCCCGACCACGACCTGCGGCGCCACGGCCGCGCCCTTGCGGAGCACCCGCGCGGCCGCGGCCAGGTCGCGCGCGCTCGCCCTCTTGGCGAGGATGCGCGCGAGCACGCCGGAGCGCTCCAGCGCGCGGACCGCCTCCTCGCCGAAGAACTGGGCCCAGAGGCCGGCGGGCGGCTCGGCCCCGTGCGTGCCGGTCGGCGCGTACTCCACCAGCGTCGCCTCGCCGGCGAGCTCCGCCGCCAGTTCGGCGGCCTCGCGCGCGCAGCGATGCTGGCGCACCCAGCCCGGGTTCGCCGCGTCGGGCAGGTCGGCGAACACGAGCACCCGCTCCGACTTCTTCAGGCGGATGTTCTCCCGGAACAGCTTGAGCAGCCCCTCGCGATACCGCATCGTCCCCCCCCTCGCGCGCCGCGGGTGCGGCGAAGCCCTCAGTCGCCCGTGCCGAAGGAGACGGCGCGCACCGTGCTCGCGCCCCCCTCGACCGCGGCCTCGTCGACCGACCGTTCCTGCCCCTTCCAGCGCACCCGCGCGCGGTAGACGCCCGGCGAGAGCTCGAAGCGCGACGGAAGGCTGCAGGAGCGCGCGACGACGGTCTGTTCCTCCGGCTCTCCCTGCAGCACCTCCGTCCCCCAGGCGCAACCGAAACCGGCGCTGTCCCCGGCGATCTCCTGGCCGGAGGCGTCGAGCGCCTGCACGAACAGC is a window from the bacterium genome containing:
- a CDS encoding peptidase; amino-acid sequence: MRYREGLLKLFRENIRLKKSERVLVFADLPDAANPGWVRQHRCAREAAELAAELAGEATLVEYAPTGTHGAEPPAGLWAQFFGEEAVRALERSGVLARILAKRASARDLAAAARVLRKGAAVAPQVVVGLSRYSTTHTRFRSFATSLAKARYASMPIFDPLMFAGPMAVDWKDVARRTAACAAVLNGARRAIVRGANGTYLRMDLGGRVCHPDDGLLHVPGKYGNLPAGEAFLAPLEGTTQGVLIAEWSQTDRLKKPMALWVRDGLLHEVEGEGPAAELLRRKVRESALNANVAELGVGTNPGAKRPDNILESEKILGTVHVAFGDNHGFGGKVATPFHQDYVVFKASLAAELPGGRTKEILRDGRWVL